One genomic segment of Ferrimonas sp. YFM includes these proteins:
- a CDS encoding SLBB domain-containing protein: MKRSFINKLKSTLLILGLGIGAFQANAVSVSPQMIEQFKQLPVSEQRRLAQQYGIDPSMLGGDSSSSQGIQQPKQPVVQPRPPAESAAVSPSASAVSAKEEQSLKPFGYDLFAGQPTTFAPVSDIPVPADYRIGPGDSINVQLYGKESKRFTLVVDRLGNVQIPDMEPVTVIGMTYGELKEAIQSFVAEKMIGQSAHISMGELRSVRIFVAGDAYNPGSYTVSSLSTVSQALFVAGGLKTIGSLRNIQVKRAGNLVATFDVYDLLMRGDASGDVRLQSGDVVFIPPVGDTVSVTGEVLRPAIYELKGSETMADIVAMAGGVKPGAYPAASIVERYGEDYLKEIIQVNLTSKQDRNQKAKGGDTLVVRSTSALANDSITLLGQVTRPGQYQWTPGIRISDIVASVSADLTWNAETDMALVVRQKNIQGDIEVLGVDLLDAISKKSSEKDLILKPNDKLIVFADRDEALDRRDLGEFFAKVKQDQTLQQVAQQNYQQLEDQQLAELDNNKRLSSVAGVAVTESIAAEEQKQKDLALANLMLLGLFNQPKLISLSDEMTRRELLFPVMAKLQSQARSSVRSEEVSVTGDVRYPDNYPLIKGAAVADLIELAGGLKESAYLPNAELSRSYYDNTEGMRVQHWNIDLTKAMEGDKTQNLMLASRDRLNVLTKPSWATNETVEIRGEVRFPGTYIIQRGETLSEVVKRAGGFTDYAYLYGAVFTRESMKKQEALEIKRVTNSLRKEIANRTLSQQGTFASVADTDAMLAQLEQVQPVGRLVIDLESLMQTSKADDFRVEAGDLLYIPPMRQVVSVMGEVQHATAHRYDGSLSLDDYMRMSGNTTQRADDSRTYVVRADGSVMLPEDSYWFGSAQQLKPGDTVIVPLDTNYKDNLTLWSQVTNIIYNSAVALSALNVL; this comes from the coding sequence ATGAAACGCTCTTTTATCAATAAGCTTAAATCCACTTTGCTGATCCTGGGCCTTGGGATCGGTGCATTCCAGGCCAATGCGGTGTCGGTTTCTCCTCAAATGATTGAGCAGTTCAAGCAACTGCCCGTCTCTGAGCAGCGCCGCCTTGCGCAGCAGTATGGAATCGACCCCTCTATGTTAGGAGGAGACAGCAGCAGCTCCCAGGGAATTCAGCAGCCGAAGCAGCCAGTAGTCCAACCACGCCCACCTGCGGAATCTGCCGCTGTTTCGCCCAGTGCCAGTGCGGTAAGTGCTAAAGAGGAGCAATCCCTGAAGCCTTTTGGATATGACCTGTTTGCTGGCCAGCCAACCACCTTTGCCCCGGTTTCAGACATCCCAGTGCCTGCGGATTACCGTATTGGCCCTGGTGACAGCATCAACGTGCAGCTCTATGGCAAGGAGAGCAAGCGCTTCACTCTGGTGGTTGATCGGTTGGGCAACGTTCAAATTCCCGATATGGAACCTGTCACTGTCATTGGTATGACGTATGGTGAGTTAAAAGAGGCGATTCAGTCCTTTGTTGCTGAGAAGATGATTGGCCAAAGCGCCCATATAAGCATGGGCGAGCTGCGCTCCGTTCGCATCTTTGTTGCCGGTGACGCTTATAACCCCGGCTCCTATACAGTCTCTAGCCTATCTACCGTATCTCAGGCGCTCTTTGTTGCCGGTGGCCTGAAAACCATTGGTTCGTTGCGTAACATTCAGGTGAAGCGAGCCGGAAACCTGGTAGCCACTTTCGATGTGTATGACTTGTTGATGCGCGGTGACGCTTCAGGTGATGTGCGCCTTCAGTCTGGTGATGTTGTGTTCATTCCACCGGTCGGTGACACCGTATCTGTCACGGGAGAGGTACTTCGTCCGGCTATCTATGAGCTGAAAGGCAGCGAAACTATGGCTGATATCGTCGCCATGGCCGGTGGTGTTAAACCCGGTGCTTATCCCGCAGCTTCTATTGTGGAACGTTATGGCGAGGATTATCTAAAAGAGATAATTCAGGTAAATCTGACGAGCAAACAAGATAGAAATCAAAAGGCTAAAGGTGGTGATACTTTGGTGGTTCGTTCTACCTCTGCTCTAGCTAATGATTCCATTACTTTGCTTGGTCAGGTGACTCGCCCCGGGCAGTATCAATGGACTCCTGGTATTCGTATTAGTGATATTGTTGCTTCTGTTTCCGCAGACCTTACTTGGAATGCTGAAACAGACATGGCATTGGTAGTGCGTCAAAAGAATATTCAGGGCGATATAGAAGTTCTCGGAGTTGATCTACTGGATGCTATAAGTAAAAAAAGCAGTGAGAAAGATCTTATTCTGAAACCTAATGACAAGCTGATTGTGTTTGCAGATCGTGATGAAGCTCTAGATCGTAGAGACCTCGGGGAGTTTTTCGCTAAGGTAAAACAAGATCAAACCCTTCAACAGGTTGCTCAACAAAACTACCAACAGCTTGAAGATCAGCAATTAGCTGAGCTGGATAATAATAAACGACTGTCTTCTGTTGCTGGTGTTGCGGTTACTGAAAGCATAGCTGCTGAAGAACAAAAGCAAAAAGACTTGGCTCTTGCTAACTTGATGCTACTGGGCTTATTCAATCAACCAAAGTTGATTTCACTTTCGGATGAAATGACTCGCCGCGAACTGCTTTTCCCGGTAATGGCCAAGCTTCAGTCTCAAGCACGCTCTTCAGTACGCTCTGAGGAGGTAAGCGTTACCGGCGATGTACGTTATCCGGATAACTACCCGCTCATAAAAGGAGCTGCAGTCGCTGATCTCATTGAGTTAGCTGGTGGTCTGAAAGAAAGCGCATACTTGCCTAATGCAGAGTTGTCTCGTTCGTATTATGACAATACTGAAGGAATGCGAGTACAACATTGGAATATTGACCTAACTAAGGCAATGGAAGGTGATAAAACTCAAAACTTGATGTTAGCTAGTCGTGATCGTTTGAATGTTCTCACTAAGCCTTCTTGGGCGACTAATGAAACTGTAGAAATTCGTGGGGAAGTACGTTTCCCTGGTACATACATAATCCAACGCGGGGAGACGCTTAGTGAGGTGGTAAAGCGTGCAGGAGGTTTTACGGACTACGCATACCTCTACGGTGCTGTTTTTACACGTGAGTCAATGAAGAAGCAAGAAGCTTTGGAAATTAAACGGGTTACTAATTCACTACGAAAAGAGATAGCTAACCGAACATTATCGCAGCAGGGAACATTTGCTTCAGTAGCTGACACTGATGCTATGTTAGCTCAGTTAGAGCAAGTACAGCCTGTAGGCCGTTTAGTCATTGATCTCGAATCATTAATGCAAACTTCTAAAGCTGACGATTTTCGTGTGGAAGCTGGTGATCTTTTATATATTCCGCCTATGAGACAGGTTGTATCCGTTATGGGCGAAGTTCAACATGCGACTGCACATAGATATGATGGTTCGCTTTCACTCGATGATTATATGAGAATGTCTGGTAATACTACACAACGTGCAGACGATAGTCGTACTTATGTTGTTCGCGCTGATGGATCTGTGATGTTGCCTGAGGATTCTTACTGGTTTGGTAGTGCGCAACAGCTTAAACCCGGTGATACCGTAATTGTGCCTCTTGATACAAATTATAAAGATAATCTAACTCTTTGGAGCCAAGTGACAAATATTATATATAACTCAGCGGTTGCGTTGTCTGCATTGAATGTACTGTAG
- a CDS encoding Wzz/FepE/Etk N-terminal domain-containing protein, producing MNQNNSLIRNSSADNADANFTNDEIDLRDLISVLWAGKLLIIVITTLFAITGLVYALTQPNTYVSEATLVPAASEGRSGLAGMAAQFGGLASLAGINLGASGGDDTTIALATLESRQFINAFITKHQLLVPLMASKKWDRSTGELIVDDELYDVETDQWVRDVDLPKKPKPSDWEAYEQFKEEVLNVSQAKDSGLVTIEVTHNSPIIAQQWATLLVEDLNAWMKQKSLMETKRNIAYLTQQLEKTSITEMRSVFFQLIEDQTKQLMLAEVETEFSFRTIDPAVVAEEKAGPKRALICALSVLLGFMLSVLIVLVRNFIYKDSN from the coding sequence ATGAATCAAAATAACTCTTTAATTAGAAATAGTAGCGCAGATAACGCCGATGCTAACTTTACTAATGACGAAATCGATCTCCGAGATCTAATATCCGTCCTATGGGCGGGAAAGTTGTTAATCATTGTTATTACTACACTATTTGCTATTACAGGCTTGGTATATGCGTTGACTCAGCCTAATACTTATGTTTCTGAAGCGACACTGGTACCTGCGGCGTCAGAAGGAAGATCCGGCTTAGCTGGTATGGCTGCTCAATTTGGAGGGTTAGCTTCTTTAGCTGGCATTAATTTAGGTGCTAGTGGTGGTGATGATACGACGATCGCACTGGCAACATTAGAATCAAGACAATTTATCAATGCGTTTATTACGAAACATCAATTATTAGTACCCTTGATGGCAAGTAAAAAATGGGATCGATCCACGGGTGAACTGATTGTGGATGATGAATTGTATGATGTTGAAACCGATCAATGGGTTCGTGATGTTGATCTACCTAAAAAGCCAAAGCCGTCTGATTGGGAGGCATATGAACAATTTAAAGAGGAAGTACTTAATGTTTCCCAGGCGAAAGACTCTGGTTTAGTAACCATTGAAGTAACTCACAACTCACCAATTATTGCACAGCAGTGGGCTACTTTATTAGTTGAAGATTTGAATGCTTGGATGAAGCAAAAATCCTTAATGGAAACTAAGCGCAACATTGCATATTTGACACAACAACTTGAAAAAACGTCTATTACTGAGATGCGTTCAGTCTTTTTTCAATTGATTGAAGATCAAACAAAACAGCTGATGTTAGCAGAAGTAGAAACCGAATTTTCATTTAGAACCATTGATCCTGCAGTAGTGGCCGAAGAAAAAGCTGGACCCAAACGCGCGTTGATTTGTGCATTATCAGTACTACTTGGATTCATGCTCTCGGTTTTGATAGTACTAGTTCGGAATTTTATCTACAAGGATAGTAATTGA
- the rfbF gene encoding glucose-1-phosphate cytidylyltransferase yields MKAVILAGGLGTRLSEETSTRPKPMVEIGGKPILWHIMKQYSAHGITDFIICCGYKGYVIKEYFANYFLHMSDVTFDMKENKMEVHQKRAEPWTVTLVDTGDNSMTGGRLGRVRKYVENEEAFCFTYGDGVGDINITESIAFHRAHGKQATLTATFPPGRFGALDMNSGKVNSFKEKPRGDGAMINGGFFVLSPKVLEHISDDSTVWEQEPLKNLAESNELMAFEHHGFWQPMDTLRDKVYLEELWNKNMAPWKIWE; encoded by the coding sequence ATGAAAGCAGTTATTCTTGCTGGGGGCTTAGGTACACGGTTAAGTGAGGAAACATCAACACGACCTAAACCAATGGTAGAGATTGGTGGAAAGCCGATATTATGGCATATAATGAAACAGTATTCAGCGCATGGTATAACTGACTTTATTATTTGCTGTGGCTATAAAGGATATGTTATTAAAGAGTATTTTGCCAACTACTTCCTACACATGTCAGATGTCACATTTGATATGAAAGAAAATAAGATGGAGGTTCACCAAAAGCGAGCTGAGCCATGGACTGTGACATTGGTTGATACTGGTGATAATTCAATGACTGGCGGCCGTCTAGGTAGAGTCCGAAAGTATGTTGAAAATGAAGAAGCGTTTTGCTTTACCTATGGTGATGGTGTTGGTGATATCAACATTACAGAAAGTATTGCTTTTCACCGTGCGCATGGTAAACAAGCCACATTGACAGCGACGTTTCCTCCAGGACGATTTGGCGCTCTTGATATGAACTCTGGCAAAGTAAACTCGTTTAAAGAGAAACCGCGCGGAGATGGAGCAATGATCAATGGTGGTTTTTTTGTTTTGTCCCCTAAAGTTCTAGAGCATATTAGTGATGACAGTACTGTATGGGAACAAGAGCCTCTCAAAAATCTTGCTGAAAGCAATGAATTGATGGCCTTCGAACATCATGGTTTTTGGCAACCAATGGATACTCTACGGGACAAAGTGTATCTAGAAGAACTATGGAATAAAAATATGGCACCTTGGAAGATTTGGGAGTAA
- the rfbG gene encoding CDP-glucose 4,6-dehydratase, with the protein MFNNIYKDKKVLVTGHTGFKGAWLTTWLIKLGAKVVGVSKDIPTTPSMFEELKLQSQIVHYKEDIRDLGKITQIVEGEKPDFLFHLAAQPIVSTSYSDPIETISSNVMGTANVLEALKVSNHKCTAVIITSDKAYDNVEQVWGYKEDDMMGGKDIYSGSKGAAELIIKSYFHSFFKADHCKVKLAIGRAGNVIGGGDWAKDRIVVDCMEAWSEKRSVEIRSPEATRPWQHVLEPLSGYLNLGQALYFNDEINGEGFNFGPRAEQNHTVKQLLEDLSKHWNFEDVNHAFTVTDNIPFHEAGLLKLNCDKALFYLHWQANMAYEDTIKFTSEWYYDFYNSDKNILDKTIEQICDYERMACEKGLSWTE; encoded by the coding sequence ATGTTTAATAATATCTATAAGGATAAAAAGGTACTAGTCACCGGACACACTGGTTTTAAAGGTGCATGGTTAACTACTTGGCTCATTAAACTGGGTGCAAAAGTTGTTGGTGTATCAAAAGATATACCTACTACTCCCTCAATGTTTGAAGAACTTAAGCTTCAAAGTCAGATAGTACATTATAAAGAAGACATAAGAGATTTAGGCAAGATAACGCAAATTGTTGAAGGCGAGAAACCTGATTTCTTGTTTCATCTTGCAGCGCAGCCGATAGTATCAACATCATACAGTGATCCTATTGAAACAATATCATCGAATGTTATGGGGACTGCCAACGTATTAGAGGCGTTGAAAGTGTCAAACCATAAGTGCACCGCAGTTATTATTACAAGCGATAAAGCATATGATAACGTTGAGCAGGTTTGGGGATATAAAGAAGATGACATGATGGGAGGAAAAGACATTTATAGCGGAAGTAAAGGAGCTGCTGAACTTATAATTAAGTCTTACTTCCACTCATTTTTTAAAGCGGACCACTGTAAAGTTAAGCTCGCTATTGGCAGGGCTGGCAACGTTATTGGAGGCGGTGATTGGGCTAAAGATAGAATTGTCGTAGATTGTATGGAAGCTTGGAGTGAAAAGAGAAGCGTTGAGATCAGAAGCCCTGAAGCTACGCGTCCCTGGCAACATGTTCTGGAACCTCTGAGTGGATATTTGAATTTGGGACAAGCGTTGTACTTCAATGATGAAATAAACGGAGAAGGATTTAACTTTGGCCCTAGAGCAGAACAAAATCATACAGTAAAACAGTTATTAGAAGATCTTAGCAAACATTGGAATTTTGAGGACGTAAATCATGCGTTTACGGTCACTGATAACATTCCGTTTCATGAGGCGGGATTGTTAAAACTGAATTGTGATAAAGCTTTGTTTTATCTTCATTGGCAAGCAAACATGGCATATGAAGATACCATAAAGTTCACCAGTGAATGGTATTATGACTTTTATAACAGCGACAAGAATATATTAGACAAAACAATTGAACAAATCTGTGATTATGAGCGTATGGCCTGCGAAAAAGGACTATCATGGACGGAGTAA
- a CDS encoding WxcM-like domain-containing protein, whose product MDGVILTPLRRIHHPKGDILHAMKLSDSGFDGFGEAYFSSIHKSNIKGWKKHTRMTLNLVVPQGAIEFVVYNEENQQFFTTKLSEDNYQRLTVKPNLWLAFKGIEENNLLLNLASIEHDPTEAVSLDLESIRYEW is encoded by the coding sequence ATGGACGGAGTAATATTAACGCCTCTTAGACGGATACATCACCCAAAAGGCGATATTTTACACGCAATGAAGCTCAGTGACTCTGGTTTTGATGGGTTCGGTGAAGCGTACTTTTCGTCTATTCATAAGTCGAATATAAAGGGCTGGAAAAAGCATACTCGAATGACTCTCAATTTAGTTGTGCCTCAAGGTGCGATTGAATTCGTAGTCTACAACGAGGAAAATCAACAGTTTTTCACGACCAAATTATCAGAAGATAACTACCAGAGACTTACGGTTAAACCCAACCTTTGGTTAGCCTTTAAAGGAATCGAAGAAAATAATTTATTGCTAAATCTAGCTAGCATTGAGCATGACCCAACTGAGGCAGTAAGCTTGGATCTAGAGAGTATTAGATATGAGTGGTAG
- a CDS encoding NAD(P)-dependent oxidoreductase, translated as MSGRKVLITGSNGMLGSSLTKLLPYKLIALNSQELDITDSNKCFDVIEREKPNIIIHTAAYTDVEGCELDADKAYKINTIGTQNLVNCCIDKDILFIYISSTGIYGESKEKELYNEFDKVNPTTIHHKSKYEAEKIVERHLSRYLVLRTGWLFGGDVEHRKNFVYKRYLEAKNTKEMYSDESQIGNPTYVNDLVDQIKVLIEENQYGLFNCVNKAEGVSRFHYVSKIIDSFKLTCDVKRASSKDFKRVAKVSKNESAQNYKLELLKLNVMSDWDNSLEKYIAALEKKID; from the coding sequence ATGAGTGGTAGAAAAGTTTTAATTACTGGTTCTAATGGCATGCTAGGCAGTAGTCTGACAAAATTACTTCCTTACAAATTAATTGCTCTTAACTCTCAAGAGTTAGATATAACTGACTCAAATAAGTGTTTCGATGTTATTGAGAGAGAAAAGCCAAATATTATCATTCATACGGCTGCTTACACAGATGTAGAAGGCTGTGAATTGGATGCTGATAAAGCTTACAAGATAAACACAATTGGAACCCAAAATCTAGTAAACTGTTGTATTGATAAAGATATTCTTTTTATCTATATATCAAGCACAGGGATCTATGGAGAAAGTAAGGAAAAAGAACTTTATAATGAATTTGATAAAGTTAATCCAACAACCATACATCATAAATCTAAATATGAAGCTGAGAAAATTGTTGAAAGACACTTAAGTAGATACCTGGTTCTTAGAACAGGATGGCTCTTTGGTGGCGACGTAGAGCATCGAAAGAACTTTGTTTATAAAAGATATCTAGAAGCAAAAAATACGAAAGAAATGTATAGCGATGAGTCTCAAATAGGCAATCCTACATATGTAAACGATTTGGTCGACCAAATTAAAGTATTAATAGAAGAAAACCAATATGGACTGTTTAACTGCGTAAACAAAGCCGAAGGAGTATCTAGGTTTCATTATGTAAGCAAGATAATAGATAGCTTTAAACTGACTTGCGATGTGAAAAGAGCATCTAGCAAAGACTTTAAACGAGTTGCAAAAGTATCTAAAAATGAGTCAGCTCAAAATTATAAGTTAGAGCTTTTGAAGCTTAATGTGATGAGTGATTGGGACAATTCTTTAGAAAAATACATTGCTGCATTGGAAAAGAAGATAGATTAG
- a CDS encoding oligosaccharide flippase family protein, which produces MSNGESFFVLKNISLYAIFGVVAKSFSLLITPIIARSLSVEDFGTYIVLVSAIMLIQSVFLFGFESSLNYFFNKFKSEVNKKTLVSTQTLFILITTVISALIISLVLSDTVENINIVLTWGVLSVVAVYFATLLKVDMNVSAYIKNQVLQSVSLLCFIYLLVVAFSQSLEGIIYANIITLILSIVFTYFFIKKYLGMRFSTKLLKKVLIYGLPLMPSGALLWASMQLDRYFILYFLDDLSLGIYSFAIAIVMIPMFLKTAVKSAIDPFIMKSFHKDAVKTKKVISNYFSLNLLVFSFLFLLLSLFSHEIVLLMGGVKYLDSVPYIPWLVLITCLTTCNQYFIYGLNFSKRNAFILKGLIYMLVINVLLMFFFIRGFGINGVIAASFIANAFYTLYIYNKSNSLYQVSYQTKKNTLIVASALLLFSVNHFIFPDDYFLKFVSLFLFIAVNIRKPVISRDALHD; this is translated from the coding sequence ATGAGCAATGGAGAGTCATTTTTTGTGCTAAAAAACATATCACTCTATGCTATATTTGGTGTTGTCGCAAAATCATTTTCATTGCTTATAACCCCTATTATTGCACGTAGTCTATCTGTTGAGGACTTTGGTACTTATATCGTACTTGTTTCAGCTATAATGCTGATTCAGAGTGTTTTTCTATTTGGATTCGAAAGTTCATTAAATTACTTTTTTAATAAGTTTAAATCCGAAGTGAACAAAAAAACACTGGTCAGTACTCAGACCTTGTTTATATTGATAACTACAGTAATTTCAGCATTGATTATAAGCTTAGTCTTATCCGATACTGTAGAAAATATCAATATAGTATTGACCTGGGGTGTGTTATCTGTAGTTGCTGTATACTTTGCGACCTTGCTAAAGGTCGATATGAACGTTAGCGCGTACATAAAGAATCAGGTCCTTCAGTCCGTTTCACTATTATGCTTCATTTATTTACTCGTTGTTGCATTCTCGCAGTCATTGGAAGGTATAATATATGCAAATATAATAACCCTAATTCTATCGATTGTATTTACATACTTTTTTATTAAAAAGTACTTAGGTATGAGATTTAGTACAAAATTGCTTAAAAAAGTACTAATTTATGGTTTGCCTCTTATGCCATCCGGTGCTCTGCTATGGGCATCAATGCAGTTAGATAGGTATTTTATACTTTACTTCTTAGATGATCTTTCTCTTGGGATCTATTCATTTGCAATTGCAATTGTTATGATTCCGATGTTTTTAAAGACTGCAGTTAAAAGTGCCATCGATCCATTCATTATGAAAAGCTTTCATAAGGATGCTGTTAAAACAAAAAAAGTTATAAGTAACTATTTTTCACTAAACCTATTGGTGTTTAGCTTTTTATTTTTGCTCTTGTCACTATTTTCTCATGAAATAGTCCTACTAATGGGGGGGGTGAAGTATTTAGATTCAGTTCCATACATACCATGGCTGGTTTTAATTACATGTCTGACCACCTGCAATCAATACTTTATATATGGACTGAATTTTTCGAAACGGAATGCCTTCATTTTGAAAGGTCTTATATATATGTTAGTCATCAATGTCCTGCTAATGTTCTTTTTCATTAGAGGATTTGGTATTAATGGAGTCATAGCGGCAAGTTTCATAGCGAACGCGTTTTACACATTATATATATATAATAAGTCAAATAGTCTTTATCAAGTCAGTTATCAGACAAAGAAAAATACGTTAATTGTAGCTAGTGCATTACTTCTATTTTCTGTTAATCACTTCATTTTTCCAGACGATTATTTTTTAAAATTTGTATCATTGTTCCTTTTTATTGCTGTGAATATTCGCAAACCTGTTATATCAAGAGATGCATTACATGATTGA
- a CDS encoding alkaline phosphatase family protein — protein sequence MSDNKVILVLVDALRSDYITEEDSPFLYDFSRKNKYCKHVTQSRSFCERAEIFTGLSPRESGYFTAIGYCPDESPFKNMKILMVFSFFEKLFGRSRYSRAVKNRVLRFLTRKKQNGMRSYSIPTEILKYFSLTEDKFDFRDERAFDGKDNIFKDCRDRGLKIYYDSFTALNFTKSSSDDCRLAMVEDNINSDYNLYLTYIGVMDSCAHTYGPQSDERKQELKNLDRKLKIFYENVISKNKNAKFIFLGDHGMADVHTEIDIGKEIENIAIENHFTLGKDYIYFLDSTMLRIWYLNKRALEVIDEKIKQNKSLKSNGIFVNEETAIKEEIPFPDERYGHTLWMANLGVLVFPDFFHSSKAYKGMHGYNIDDISSKGTCIVSSDSYEYVNNIKLTDVYSILKEELDINS from the coding sequence TTGAGCGATAACAAAGTTATATTGGTACTGGTTGATGCATTGAGAAGTGACTACATCACAGAAGAGGATTCTCCATTTTTATATGACTTCTCAAGAAAAAACAAATATTGTAAACATGTAACCCAAAGCCGTTCTTTTTGCGAGAGAGCAGAAATTTTTACTGGCTTATCTCCTCGAGAGTCTGGATATTTTACCGCTATAGGCTATTGTCCAGATGAATCTCCATTTAAAAATATGAAAATACTAATGGTGTTTTCATTCTTCGAAAAACTTTTTGGTAGAAGCAGATATTCCAGGGCGGTAAAGAACAGAGTTTTGCGATTCTTAACTAGAAAAAAGCAAAATGGTATGCGCAGTTACTCTATTCCTACTGAGATATTAAAGTACTTCTCTCTTACTGAAGATAAGTTCGATTTTAGAGACGAACGTGCATTTGATGGTAAAGACAATATTTTCAAAGATTGCAGAGATAGAGGGCTAAAAATTTACTATGATTCTTTTACTGCTTTAAACTTTACCAAGTCATCTTCTGATGACTGCAGATTAGCAATGGTTGAGGATAACATAAACTCTGATTATAACTTATATCTAACGTATATAGGTGTGATGGATAGTTGTGCTCATACTTATGGGCCTCAGAGTGACGAAAGAAAGCAAGAACTAAAAAATCTTGATCGTAAGCTCAAAATCTTTTATGAGAATGTCATTTCGAAAAACAAGAATGCGAAATTTATTTTCCTCGGCGATCATGGAATGGCCGATGTTCATACGGAAATAGATATCGGAAAAGAGATCGAAAATATAGCCATCGAAAATCATTTTACTCTTGGCAAGGATTATATTTATTTCCTAGATTCCACGATGCTCAGAATTTGGTACTTGAATAAGAGAGCTCTTGAGGTCATAGACGAAAAGATCAAGCAAAATAAGAGTCTAAAAAGTAATGGGATCTTTGTTAATGAAGAGACTGCAATAAAGGAAGAAATACCCTTTCCCGATGAGCGATATGGGCATACTCTTTGGATGGCTAATTTGGGAGTGTTGGTGTTTCCTGACTTTTTTCACAGTTCCAAAGCATATAAAGGAATGCATGGGTATAACATCGACGATATAAGTAGTAAGGGGACTTGCATAGTTTCGTCAGATAGCTATGAATACGTTAATAACATAAAACTAACGGATGTATATAGCATACTTAAAGAAGAGTTGGATATAAATTCATGA
- a CDS encoding glycosyltransferase family 2 protein: protein MTKKSIYTVSVCISVHNTERLLRRCLDSVVSQTLKNIEVILVNNGSTDSSLDIMLEYKKNYPDIIKVYSQEDMGLAQGRQTGINNATGEYITFLDADDYVKNDAYEKMYTSAVEHKVDIVECRTSRDDEIIESKYFGVHETHDLLKDYFLYSRIPPMMWLRLYRRNLFESPVLPDMYVNNEDIFAFPCLLYKAKNIFFLKEQLHYYTTDNENSVMNVVKNKIINEERVISNRVKTLSVIEHIKDKIGNENIEKYFLSEFKTYTARVILDFCLNNFKSLKPRDSVNIAFKNTGANLSEVRQCFKGIRYNNKLIQKSINTLGLRKTIALYRFSMKIRSSLQFG from the coding sequence ATGACCAAAAAATCAATCTACACTGTTTCCGTATGCATTTCGGTTCATAATACTGAACGACTTTTAAGACGATGTCTTGACTCTGTAGTTTCCCAGACTTTAAAGAATATTGAGGTTATTCTAGTTAACAACGGCTCTACAGACTCTTCCTTGGATATAATGCTAGAATACAAAAAGAATTACCCCGATATCATAAAAGTTTACTCACAAGAAGATATGGGACTAGCTCAAGGAAGGCAAACAGGTATTAATAATGCAACCGGAGAATATATCACCTTTTTGGATGCTGATGATTACGTAAAAAATGATGCTTATGAAAAGATGTACACAAGTGCAGTTGAGCACAAAGTGGATATTGTTGAGTGCCGCACTTCCAGAGATGATGAAATAATCGAATCTAAATATTTTGGTGTGCATGAAACACATGATTTATTAAAAGATTACTTCCTTTACAGTCGGATTCCTCCAATGATGTGGTTGAGGCTGTACCGAAGGAATTTATTCGAAAGCCCCGTGCTTCCGGATATGTATGTGAATAACGAAGATATATTTGCGTTTCCTTGTTTGTTATATAAAGCAAAAAATATTTTTTTCTTGAAAGAACAATTGCACTACTATACAACAGATAATGAAAACTCTGTTATGAATGTTGTAAAAAACAAAATTATAAATGAAGAAAGAGTTATAAGTAACAGAGTTAAAACTCTGTCTGTGATTGAACACATTAAAGATAAAATCGGCAATGAAAATATTGAAAAATACTTTTTGAGCGAATTTAAGACGTATACTGCTAGAGTGATACTAGATTTTTGCTTGAATAACTTTAAGTCGCTTAAGCCTCGTGATAGCGTCAATATTGCTTTTAAGAACACCGGTGCTAATTTGTCTGAGGTAAGACAGTGCTTTAAGGGTATTAGGTATAATAATAAACTGATTCAAAAGTCAATTAATACGCTTGGGCTTAGAAAAACTATAGCATTATATCGCTTTTCAATGAAAATTAGATCATCGCTTCAATTTGGTTAA